One window from the genome of Yamadazyma tenuis chromosome 7, complete sequence encodes:
- the PUP3 gene encoding proteasome core particle subunit beta 3 (EggNog:ENOG503NWF8; BUSCO:EOG09264G4X; MEROPS:MER0001710; COG:O), with the protein MSDPSSINGGSAVAMVGKDCVAIACDLRLGSQSLGLANNFEKIFTINDKVMLGLTGLATDVTTLNEVFRFKNNLYELREERKIEPQTFANLVSSTLYEKRFGPYFCGPVVAGLNKENKPFICGFDLIGCIDFAKDFIVSGTASEQLYGMCESLYEPNLEADDLFETISQALLNAADRDTMSGWGAVVYVVTKDSVTKRVLKTRQD; encoded by the exons ATGTCAGATCCCAGCTCAATTAATG GAGGTTCTGCCGTGGCCATGGTCGGAAAAGACTGTGTGGCTATTGCCTGTGATTTAAGATTAGGATCCCAGTCATTGGGattggccaacaacttcGAGAAgattttcaccatcaacgaCAAGGTGATGTTGGGGTTGACGGGGTTAGCCACCGATGTGACCACTTTGAACGAAGTGTTCAGATTCAAAAATAACTTGTACGAGTTGAGAGAAGAACGTAAGATCGAACCTCAGACGTttgccaacttggtgagCTCCACATTATACGAAAAGCGGTTCGGGCCTTACTTCTGTGGTCCGGTGGTGGCCGGCTTAAACAAGGAGAACAAACCGTtcatttgtggatttgaTCTTATTGGGTGTATCGACTTTGCCAAAGACTTTATAGTGTCTGGAACTGCCTCCGAGCAGTTGTACGGGATGTGCGAGTCGTTGTATGAACCCAACTTGGAGGCTGACGACTTGTTTGAAACCATCAGTCAGGCATTGTTGAATGCTGCTGATAGAGATACCATGTCGGGATGGGGGGCCGTGGTTTACGTGGTGACCAAAGATAGTGTCACCAAGCGGGTGTTGAAAACCCGGCAAGATTAG
- a CDS encoding uncharacterized protein (EggNog:ENOG503P76A; COG:O) — MHPQLDKVRFDPCIALMDALEECHRQEFMKKALGMCNFEKDELDKCLHHTRVNNANDRIRQSKLRQKEVEQRRKAREEELYGKNNYLKKVIEKQMEQEGSNK; from the coding sequence ATGCATCCTCAGTTGGACAAGGTCCGGTTCGACCCGTGTATAGCGCTCATGGACGCCTTGGAAGAGTGCCACCGCCAGGAGTTCATGAAGAAGGCGTTGGGTATGTGTAACTTCGAAAAGGATGAGCTTGACAAATGTCTTCATCACACCCGAGTCAACAATGCCAACGACAGAATTAGACAGTCTAAGCTCCGGCAAAAGGAGGTCGAGCAGCGCCGAAAGGCTCGggaagaagagttgtaCGGGAAGAacaactacttgaagaaggtgattGAAAAACAGATGGAACAAGAAGGATCCAACAAATAA
- a CDS encoding uncharacterized protein (COG:U; EggNog:ENOG503NUTS) has product MTTAVAPDAPTSGTTENYEVATKLFNEQFVSIQPEEYIQFLAVNDEESNAIREYYMDLFQWDPNLLKSTRSLCAKLYLKGESQEIDRILTSFTQSYIKQNPVNVFCTKNFENIYIVLYSLILLNTSLHNAEVNKKSKISQSDYIRNTFTTFIQQDPKLSKKLSIKQRITIERELGNYYEDLSKNELHLKTNVDDKLARIQPITKDSSKGVATTDEKIPNSSSTDKIDDLNLSRQVSGSSIWSSDTNKRNSLSMKRMSSATSSISQFTITNGSRNNNRVGFTRALVSDQNQRFYQQGNSSMVSNGTYGTVRNRQSIRGINGSGLNGAAVNRSSRASIVSRESLATNNDDSMSVVSFESADLDKINLVDPQQQQQQVTQLENFNVDQFQDNFDLTLELQGSPYLKEGLLKLKILNNDQQDNNLPDSTISSGTSSVSTASSTSSRFFSFFSRSSRGNNSESSSLNATSNSVLNNKFVEYFVVVSKGEMNLYSFDPKVVKRHQQKLKKFKQKQQKNLINLDFLNDDDDISTFNDSTEDVGDGNWLKNAANVGNYNLCSAFSQLEKSSLYIKKTSGYIFTLTFPKTSKKPNKKFVFEAGTKEIALEFINTCNFWASKITAIPTFEESVSSIEYGWNDLDQLIGNKANFKKLKSIQKWEPLPQGLYLSTYNYDTSENHYNMMKQFIKTLNYYHNLKKLFKEFNELRIKFIKNFSSQASSSNFLRIQANYESKLLDYKFELKKYKNYLIILGFALQLRFDLEDEEKDREQLEIDLEKDSDNVEFSDTVNDTTVIASSKSSSDNSNDDVDEEDNDEESELSRLVKYEIRKLFIGLKDVGKIIPTFQTSKSISNLNELQSQIPNLTASDFNNSFSLVKSPKTYTLSNYKDNESPINQLLQSQKPKEIVHSFSHNTIKEEDEPEAN; this is encoded by the coding sequence ATGACCACCGCTGTAGCGCCGGACGCCCCCACCAGCGGCACCACCGAGAACTATGAAGTCGCCACCAAGCTCTTTAATGAGCAGTTTGTGTCGATCCAACCCGAAGAATACATCCAGTTTTTGGCGGTCAATGACGAGGAATCCAATGCCATTAGAGAATATTACATGGATCTTTTCCAGTGGGAccccaacttgttgaagagtACGCGGCTGTTGTGCGCCAAGTTGTACTTGAAAGGAGAGTCCCAGGAGATCGATCGGATCTTAACCAGCTTCACCCAGAGCTATATCAAGCAGAACCCCGTCAATGTTTTTTGcaccaagaactttgaaaatatcTATATCGTGTTATACagcttgattttgttgaacacctCCTTGCACAACGCTGAGGTCAAcaagaagtccaagatcAGTCAGAGTGACTACATTCGTAACACTTTTACTACCTTCATTCAACAAGACCCCAAGTTGCTGAAGAAATTGTCCATCAAACAGAGAATCACCATCGAGCGGGAGTTGGGCAATTACTACGAGGACTTGCTGAAGAACGAGTTGCACTTGAAGACTAATGTGGATGACAAGCTCGCCCGGATTCAGCCCATTACTAAGGATCTGTCCAAGGGTGTAGCCACTACGGATGAGAAAATCCCCAACTCTTCCTCCACCGACAAGATTgacgacttgaacttgtcgaGACAGGTATCAGGCTCGTCCATCTGGTCTAGTGATACCAATAAGAGGAACTCGTTGAGCATGAAACGGATGTCGAGTGCCACTTCTTCTATTTCGCagttcaccatcaccaatggATCTAGAAACAATAACCGTGTAGGGTTCACCCGAGCCTTGGTGTCGGACCAGAACCAGCGGTTCTATCAACAGGGCAACTCGTCCATGGTTTCGAATGGTACCTATGGCACCGTGAGAAATAGACAGTCCATTCGTGGAATCAATGGGTCTGGTCTCAATGGTGCTGCCGTGAACAGGTCATCCCGAGCCTCCATCGTGTCACGAGAGTCGttggccaccaacaacGACGACTCGATGTCGGTGGTGTCGTTTGAGTCGGCAGATTTGGATAAAATTAACTTGGTCGACCcgcaacagcagcagcagcaggTGACCcaattggaaaacttcaacGTTGACCAGTTCCAGGACAACTTCGATTTGACATTGGAGTTACAAGGGTCGCCTTACTTGAAGGAAGGGTTATTAAAGTTGAAAATCCTTAATAACGACCAGCAGGACAATAACTTGCCTGATAGTACCATCAGCTCGGGAACTTCTAGTGTATCAACTGCCTCCTCCACCAGCTCCCGATTCTTTTCGTTCTTTTCAAGGTCTTCCAGAGGCAACAACAGCGAGTCGAGCAGCTTGAATGCTACATCTAACAGtgtgttgaacaacaagtttgtggagtaTTTCGTTGTTGTGTCCAAGGGAGAGATGAACTTGTACTCATTTGATCCCAAGGTCGTCAAGAGACATCAgcagaagttgaagaagttcaagcaGAAACAGcagaagaacttgatcaatctcgatttcttgaatgacgatgacgatATAAGTACCTTCAACGACTCTACTGAAGATGTAGGGGATGGGAACTGGTTGAAGAATGCCGCCAACGTCGGTAACTACAACTTGTGTTCGGCCTTTTCccagttggagaagtctTCTCTCTACATAAAGAAGACCTCTGGGTATATTTTCACCTTGACGTTCCCTAAGACCAGCAAGAAGCCTAATaagaagtttgtgtttgaagcCGGAACTAAGGAAATCGCCTTGGAGTTCATAAATACTTGTAACTTCTGGGCTTCCAAGATCACTGCCATCCCCAcgtttgaagaaagtgtTTCCTCAATTGAGTACGGATGGAACGATTTGGACCAGTTGATTGGAAACAAGGCTAACTTCAAAAAGCTCAAAAGTATCCAAAAATGGGAGCCATTGCCTCAGGGACTTTACTTATCAACATACAACTATGACACGTCCGAAAACCACTACAATATGATGAAGCAGTTCATCAAGACGTTGAACTACTAccacaacttgaagaaactcttcaaagagttcaacGAGTTGCGAATtaagttcatcaagaacttcagTCTGCAAGCTAGCTCGTCCAATTTTCTTCGAATTCAAGCCAACTACGAGTCGAAGTTGTTGGACTACAAGTTTGAGTTAAAGAAGTACAAGAACTACTTGATCATCTTGGGGTTTGCTTTGCAATTAAGATTCGACTTGgaggatgaagaaaaggacCGTGAACAGCTTGAAATagatttggaaaaggaCAGTGATAACGTCGAATTTTCTGATACTGTCAACGATACTACCGTCATTGCGAGCCTGAAGAGTAGTTCAGACAATAGTAATGATGACgttgacgaagaagataaCGATGAGGAAAGTGAGTTGTCAAGATTGGTCAAGTACGAGATTCGCAAGTTGTTCATTGGATTGAAGGACGTGGGTAAAATCATTCCTACTTTCCAAACGTCCAAGTCCATTTCCAACTTAAACGAGCTCCAAAGCCAGATCCCCAATTTGACTGCCAgtgacttcaacaactcgtTCTCGTTGGTAAAGTCTCCAAAAACCTACACGTTATCCAACTATAAGGATAATGAGAGTCCGATCAACCAGTTGTTGCAGTCACAAAAACCCAAGGAAATCGTGCACAGCTTTAGCCACAACACCATCAAGGAAGAGGACGAACCTGAAGCCAACTAA
- a CDS encoding uncharacterized protein (COG:S; EggNog:ENOG503P0EY; BUSCO:EOG09264NDD): protein MSKSTDDQDVLEFINSLPDSKSNTPKPEGKEEDLLDFLDELAAHDKKPSKLSPKKKEDPKQEQEQEQEQKPTKPSAAAIESANEELEIDPINSITNWWNKEGSTAVSSLWGSITTNATTLSETTYKIASDTTNQLNTKRQEFMKDQEENGGKNLQQITNLTNRLNNILSNITEQINTIGGEDELINLVIVNDLNNLTYLNDLISKNFGKVMNQVEGGIKVQINNYNHNHNQGDEVDLNMFTGKLIDGEKLCLANLDNSVKNFNKAIEFEKQEQTELNEKLNLINRSNVFISIQPINVSGEVNKDDDEIVIDQTNPSSFFFLIILNDVTNKIVIKTKTQAFPLVWASWLMGQQLDQFQEYEDIDPREWVKDWIKSGLNLSFGVLSQQYVIKRMGF, encoded by the coding sequence ATGTCAAAGTCCACAGATGATCAAGATGTGTTAGAGTTCATTAACTCATTGCCCGactccaagtccaacactCCCAAGCCTGAGGGtaaggaagaagatttgTTGGATTTTTTGGACGAGTTGGCCGCTCATGATAAGAAGCCACTGAAGTTGTCCCCCAAGAAAAAGGAAGACCccaaacaagaacaagaacaagaacaggAACAAAAACCCACCAAACCATCGGCCGCTGCCATCGAGTCTGCCAATGAAGAACTCGAGATAGACCccatcaactccatcaccaactggtGGAACAAAGAAGGGTCCACTGCCGTATCAAGTCTCTGGGGGTCTATCACCACAAATGCAACTACCTTGAGTGAAACCACCTACAAAATTGCCAGCGATACCaccaaccagttgaacaCCAAACGGCAGGAGTTCATGAAGGACCAGGAAGAAAACGGCGGCAAGAACTTGCAACagatcaccaacttgaccaataGACTAAACAACATATTGTCCAACATAACCGAACAgatcaacaccattggTGGGGAGGAtgaattgatcaacttggtgattgtgaacgacttgaacaatCTAACCTACctcaatgacttgatttccaagaactttggCAAGGTGATGAACCAGGTCGAAGGAGGTATTAAGGTTCAAATCAATAATTATAACCACAATCACAATCAAGGGGATGAGgttgacttgaacatgtTCACTGGCAAGCTCATTGATGGGGAGAAGTTGtgcttggccaacttggataactcggtcaagaacttcaacaaggccatcgagtttgaaaaacaagAACAAACTGAGTTGAACGAAAAGTTGAATCTCATCAACCGTTCCAATGTGTTTATTTCCATTCAGCCCATAAACGTTTCTGGAGAGGTGAACaaagatgacgatgagaTTGTCATTGACCAGACCAACCCCagctctttcttctttttgatcATTTTAAACgatgtcaccaacaaaatagtcatcaaaaccaaaaccCAGGCATTCCCATTGGTATGGGCCAGCTGGTTAATGGGCCAGCAATTGGACCAGTTCCAGGAGTATGAGGACATTGACCCCAGAGAATGGGTAAAGGACTGGATCAAACTGGGATTGAATTTGTCGTTCGGAGTATTGTCCCAGCAGTATGTGATCAAGAGAATGGGCTTTTAG
- a CDS encoding uncharacterized protein (EggNog:ENOG503NWTK; COG:S), whose amino-acid sequence MTSHSRYRGDSLDPLESLSDLENNSVTDPQTTDSAVGPSSSSQDAGKDPKPLVDTSSTGSADAKKPLELTKSTTKTTPANMWGILRTALTVYVSLFLILITVLSIYWGSFYHRESRLSNQKTLLVDLDSPIRVNGTEIPGIGRDFVDFVTTDSWAQARCGFTIVNSSYFNAGENITARVAQMVRHQKYWGAVVIGPNVTAGLYEAIQSQNASAATLIPYFINWYYLKSRHLSTFSTTYRYSLEVLETLWVNNGSFNTQSTILQSLSASEQVSLLRNNETVPLMTLKPTINEVDLGASSDISVLGPSQLGLVYAQLFTVYQFMFFQTIYKVVREKISTRSYLFFRWAASNFNALFLSLVYCLATLAFQISVTDTFGHSGFLVLWMILYMFILTNGFISDTVISLVMAYEKPYLVAPCTILNVVVNLATTFSPFELMPRSYRIGYALPMYNTYQLMRVVFFDSWKGTMGVNIGVMWIWIVVGTIVSSWVFVIVKRLDESKRPK is encoded by the coding sequence ATGACTTCCCACTCTCGATACAGGGGTGACTCGTTGGACCCGTTGGAGTCTCTCAGCGACCTAGAAAACAACCTGGTCACCGACCCCCAAACCACGGACTCGGCCGTGGGACCGTCCTCGTCATCTCAAGATGCGGGTAAAGACCCCAAGCCATTGGTAGATACTTCCAGCACCGGCCTGGCGGATGCAAAAAAACCGCTAGAGctcaccaaatccaccaccaagacCACGCCCGCCAACATGTGGGGCATTTTGAGGACTGCATTGACGGTGTACGTTCTGTTGTTTCTCATTCTTATCACCGTATTATCCATTTACTGGGGATCCTTCTACCATCGCGAAAGCCGCTTGTCCAACCAAAAGACGCTATTGGTGGATCTTGACAGTCCCATACGGGTCAACGGGACCGAAATCCCCGGGATCGGGCGGGACTTTGTGGACTTTGTCACTACTGATTCATGGGCTCAGGCCCGGTGTGGGTTCACAATAGTAAACCTGCTGTACTTCAACGCTGGTGAAAACATCACCGCCCGGGTGGCCCAGATGGTGCGCCACCAGAAGTACTGGGGGGCGGTGGTAATTGGGCCCAATGTAACCGCTGGCTTGTACGAAGCCATTCAGTCGCAGAATGCTTCGGCTGCAACTCTCATACCATATTTTATCAACTGGTATTACTTGAAGTCACGGCACTTGTCGACGTTCTCCACCACCTACAGGTACAGCTTGGAGGTTCTTGAGACGTTGTGGGTCAATAACGGTAGTTTCAACACCCAAAGTACtattttgcaactgctATCTGCTAGTGAGCAAGTGCTGCTTCTAAGAAACAACGAAACAGTTCCACTAATGACCCTCAAACCGACCATCAACGAAGTCGATTTGGGGGCTTCTCTGGATATCAGTGTGTTGGGACCTTCACAGCTTGGGTTGGTGTACGCCCAGTTATTCACGGTATACCAATTTATGTTCTTCCAGACCATCTATAAGGTGGTTCGTGAAAAAATAAGTACCAGAAGCTACCTTTTCTTCCGGTGGGCGGCTTCAAACTTCAACGCGTTGTTTTTGAGTCTTGTCTATTGTTTGGCAACCCTAGCGTTCCAGATTTCCGTCACAGATACTTTTGGACACTCGGGCTTTTTGGTGCTCTGGATGATTCTTTACATGTTCATTCTCACCAATGGGTTCATAAGTGACACGGTTATTtcgttggtgatggccTACGAGAAACCGTACTTGGTGGCTCCTTGCACGATTCTTAACgtggtggtgaacttgGCCACCACCTTTTCGCCGTTTGAACTCATGCCCAGGTCCTATAGAATTGGATATGCGCTTCCCATGTACAACACCTATCAGTTGATGCGGGTGGTGTTCTTTGATTCGTGGAAGGGGACCATGGGGGTGAATATAGGGGTGATGTGGATATGGATTGTTGTTGGGACCATTGTGTCGAGTTGGGTGTTTGTGATTGTTAAGAGACTAGATGAGCTGAAGCGTCCCAAGTAA
- the HSM3 gene encoding DNA mismatch repair protein (EggNog:ENOG503NW38; COG:L) codes for MVSAITNPYTHPDISDALSEAASNVFHQLDQGIVHKTDLELFNRLLINSTVPQSFVESLIPAIDQAVKAPDYYETDPDFVLIAIYETLLSKLPPATVLEYYPIHFITENIQYANQFSLLILKIITRNHSQIELVSNGLLHTILSLYLKDADVMIPIASAIQNLVLVLSDDHNIISELNTAKFKELFANAKTSGDSVLISRLLDLMVVLAPAVQFDLGFPIGGDVLLDLLKIDFYQNLINKENTHIFEAISTPVNRILALYNTRTTDAEIESFLATEIANLIASITFAFPDWELPGLKSYNLYLDLASDVLLLSKINPAKFDDDLLEFVVDYSLFSTKYFRILLNLVKSQKALHFLVQHDKITASLIKNLSLDMLFDLLVELTSTDFGVHYLLNSLPSIVTDFIINDSAISSDVYIAKLEVFEHLLFQDHDLTIWNDQLVDAYKLMKNGRNIRHEARVEIADEAV; via the coding sequence ATGGTATCTGCAATTACTAATCCCTATACCCACCCAGATATCTCCGACGCGCTTAGTGAAGCCGCCAGCAATGTCTTTCACCAGCTCGACCAAGGAATCGTCCACAAAACCGACTTGGAGCTCTTCAACCGTTTGCTAATAAATAGTACCGTACCTCAACTGTTTGTGGAGTCGTTGATCCCAGCGATTGACCAAGCAGTAAAAGCTCCCGACTACTACGAAACCGACCCCGATTTCGTGCTCATTGCCATCTACGAGACGTTATTATCGAAGTTGCCGCCTGCAACTGTCTTGGAATACTACCCCATCCATTTCATCACCGAGAACATCCAGTACGCCAACCAGTTCAGCTTATTAATATTGAAAATCATCACTCGAAACCACTCCCAGATCGAGTTGGTGTCCAATGGCTTGCTCCACACCATCTTGCTGCTTTACTTGAAAGACGCAGATGTAATGATTCCAATTGCCAGTGCAATTCAGAACTTGGTGCTAGTGCTCAGTGATGATCACAACATCATTTCAGAGTTGAACACTGCCAAATTTAAGGAGCTATTTGCAAATGCCAAAACTTCGGGAGACTCGGTGTTGATATCGCGGctcttggacttgatggTCGTCTTGGCTCCCGCCGTACAATTCGACCTAGGTTTTCCTATTGGAGGAGACGTTCTCTTGGACCTCTTGAAGATCGACTTTTATCAAAACCTCATCAATAAGGAAAACACCCATATCTTCGAAGCCATTTCAACTCCAGTGAATCGTATCTTGGCCTTGTACAACACCAGAACTACTGATGCCGAAATTGAGTCGTTTTTGGCAACCGAAATCGCCAACCTCATTGCCAGCATCACCTTTGCATTTCCTGACTGGGAGCTTCCGGGGCTCAAGTCGTACAACTTATACCTTGACTTGGCCTCAGACGTGTTGCTTTTGAGCAAGATCAACCCGGCGAAATTCGACGACGATTTGCTTGAGTTTGTAGTTGACTATTCGTTGTTCAGCACCAAATACTTTCGtatcttgttgaacttggtcaagtctCAAAAGGCCCTTCACTTTTTGGTACAACATGATAAAATCACTGCTAGtctcatcaagaacttatCGTTGGACATGCTCTTTGACCTCTTGGTCGAGTTAACCTCGACAGATTTCGGGGTTCACTACCTACTCAACAGCTTGCCGAGCATAGTCACCGACTTTATCATCAACGACCTGGCCATTAGCTCCGATGTCTATATCGCCAAACTCGAGGTTTTTGAACACTTGCTCTTCCAAGATCATGATCTAACAATCTGGAACGACCAACTTGTGGATGCTtataagttgatgaagaacgGACGAAATATCAGACACGAAGCAAGGGTTGAAATTGCAGATGAAGCGGTGTAA